taaactATATACGTCAGGATGTATCAAAACTGCTAAACAGCTTAATTGTAGTACACCCTGTAATTTAGCTGGTTTCAAATTTTAGCTCAAGTACAATGCCTTCTAAAATATTGCTCTGGAAAGATGAGACCAGGGACCTTTTCATCTCTTTCATCCCTTTTCTGCTTTTTCATCTCTTTCATCCCCTTTCATCCCTTTCATCCTTTTTCATcccctttcttctttttctcccttttctccctttccTCTCTTTTCACCCTTTTTTCGTGGTTTAACTGACAAATAGTATGACTGCAGTTCCATCAGTGCTATCAAATGAAACAATCCTATAAATTCCTCTGCTGTACGAGACTTACCTTATGTAAGAGAACTCCCATAGCCAAGGACAGTGCAGttaaatcaaaagaaaatgtgaaattaaataatatattctaacaattcatccacaaataataaaaaaagttaaagtatTTAATCGTTAGGCATTTAGatgacagacagacacatagTTAGGTTTCATGTGGTCTACAATGTGTACGTCCTCtgctattttttaaaatcagaagggtatttaatacatttcttgatTCCCAAGAtgttaattagaaagattgttggtttttatttagACATCTGAGCCTTGTTTTTAATTGTGTTCCATATGATAATAGGAcaaacagaataacaaaaacacTTTCTAGGAAAAAACCTGAAAATTATCCAGACATGTTTCAATCCCCACAGCTCaaataaaagtaacataaataaacatacattctTTTCAGTGtcataaacaaatgttttttgaaatgtttatatGAACATTAAGAAATTCATTCATTCCAAATGGTATAAGGGAAAAAATATTAGATTTATGGAATGTGGACTAAAAATAAGTATTCGGATGGATTAGTCTTTTCCCTTTTACCCAACTCATAAAGTTTGGAGCTCCGTTTGTGTCTATGTAAAGCTAAAGGTGTACTTTACCTATACACCAGTCTTTAGTTAATGAAGCATGCATTTTATCCAAGTACTCTCCAAACTGCTCTTTGCCCTGTCCACAACTATTATCACTTCTTCCCGTCTTGCGTATTAGGGATTTATGCTCTACTTGAACTCCCCACCTCATTCCACCAGACTCTTGCCTATTTATTCTAACCTCAGACACTCAGTTGCACCTCTTCAGAGACACTAACTATCATATCCTCTtaataatgggcagactagttgGACGGAATGGTTCTTATTCTACTCAACATTCTGGATGAAGCCATCTTCTAGCTAACATCACCTCTGCTTGGCGAAGATCATCCTCACTAAAGAGCCGAATGTAGATGGCACCTACTAGAAACCTTATAGGGCTGGTCCCTCAGGGCACTTTCTTTCTTGCCCCTTGTAACAGACAGTTGAGTTGAGCTGTAGCAAAGCTGCTCCCATTAGACAGAAAAATGGGTGGTGAGTAGACAGAGGCTGGCTTGGAAATAGGGAGAGACAACTCTTCATAGCAAGGCCTGATAATTAGCTAAACGTTAAGAATTCCCATGTATGGTGTGGACAATAGAGTCATACCTGCAAGAAGTGATCCATGATCCCTCTGCAGTTTTCTCCATGAAAGGCCACAGAAGGACTCAGAATCACTGCGCCCAATTAGCTTTAGAATTCAATTTCAAATcgtggtactaacatataaggccctccataacgctggtcctccatacatttctgccctcataagcaaatggccatgggctaaggctctcctcctcacttatcacctcttcccatctacaagatttcactcgagctgccccatatctctggaatctactcccaacgaACCTTCAggattcaccctccctcccgacattcaagaaacatttcaaaacccacttcttcagagaagccaccaccatcttagctgccagaacttccttgtcattgatacaaccatcacactacctctcacccgtcactgataccccccaaactacctctcaccctttctctgtgccttatgtttgtcacccccattccctcaagattgtaagcttgcgggcagggctctctccacctaatgtatcggtttgtcttaggctgtcaattctcgtcttgtcataccccttgaatttatgtattgtattaagcgctgtgtaaactgttggcgctatataaaagatgataataataacaaaatgtccaggccgCAGGAGTGGTGTATTTCCCCTtcttcatctaaaaatgttaatgCAAGCCCCGCCCCCCTTTCATCAGTGGCAGCAGGTCCACCCTTTGATGTCAGCGGAGCCTGGATGCTCCCGGGTATAGACAATGAGGTAGTTGTAAGGGGAGAGACTTGTGAAATGAGAacgttctaaaaaaaaaatggtggcatAAATTGAAAGATGAGATTAAATAAGGGAggtaaagacaaaataaataatgggcGAACAGTTAGCAAAAATTGCTAAATAGAATGTTTTGCTAAAATCATGGAGATTAAATAATTGACAACATCAGTGTAAAGTTTgaatccattttattttttatttttgtaacggtATTAAATGCTAATCAAATCACGTCCGTGACATTTTCTAAAATTGTAAATATTCTGTAAAGAGGATCAAAGAGGAGATAAAgcaagtatgtatgtattaataaataacaaaaataatcacTTTCATGTAGAGCACAATTCCCTGTGTGCTCTTACCTAATtcttaattttgtttgtttggtccACGAGATAAACTTATGTAATTGGGGTTAtgggtaaaaataaacaatacaaaaaaacaaaaaaaaacattgtatctcTCGTctgctgttaagttgctgatagCTGTTGGTTGGTTCAGACAGCCTCTTGTTAAATATTAAGTATTGATTGACATACCATTGGGGCCATATTTTGCTTCAAATTTTAGCTTCCCTGGGTTAAAAAGCCAAACATCTCAAAAAAATGACAGTAATTGAAAAGCAAGAGTAGATAGCTGGTGGTGGTCGCACGTTAAGCCGGGTCACTTCCTGATGACATCAATTTAGCTGACAGCGGGTACAAGCGGGTGGACGCTACTATTCTCGGCACATCCGGTATGTACGATGTGATGTCAGATGGCAGGGCCTGGCTGCACATGTGTGTACGTAAATAtgcgtgtaagtatgtatatgtgtgtgtatgtatctatgtatatgtgtgtctatatatgtatctgtgtatatgtgtgtgtgtatgtatgtatctgtgtgtatatatatatatatacacacacacattctcatCCAATAATTTAGAGTAAAGCCCTCTATTCTTACAGTGGTTGCTTTAACTTTTCATGGAGGGTATTCCCCTATATGAATCTCCCTGTTTCGTAGACTCCTTGGATGGCAGAAGTTGTGTTTGGcaaaaatgattaattatatatatatatttaattttgatcATTGTGTCTTTGCCTAACTTGTGTAACATATTTAGCTACAACAGTCAATGTGTTCATCGGTTTCTCTTTTACTTGGATTTTTACCCATGTCAGTGATTAAAGATCTATGTTTCGTTATTCCTCaagtatttaaataatgtatgattCTAGGTTTTCTCCGATCATTATCCTATAAAAAACTCACATTGTAAATCATAGAATTCcggaaagctttttattttaagaacttGAGGTTTAGCGTTCCACAAGCTGAAGTAGGCCTAGCTGTTGACGTTATTTAAACTGAAGCTTCTTCCTAAAACTCTGCTTAATATCTTTATTCCTCAGACTGTATATGATCGGATTCATCATGGGTGTTAATACTGTGTAGAGCATGGCTACCAGGGAGTCCACATCTGAAGCGTAGGAGGCCTTTGGCCGTACGTACATGAAGATCAGCGGCAGGTAAAACAAGTTCACTACCGCAAAATGGGAGGCACACGTGGAGAATGTTTTTTTGCGCCCGTCATGGGAAGCTATTTTGAGGATGGCCAATATAATTTTGACGTAGGAGACCACGATGAAAGTAAAGCTTATCAAAAGTATGAAAGCGCCAATAGAAGAACCGACTGCTACGTTGAAGGACGTGTCCGTACAGGCCAACTGCAGCAAAGGAGGGTGGTCACAGTAATAATGGAGGATAATATTTGGCCCGCAAAAAGGCAGCCTCAAAGCCAAAATTAACAATGTCACTGGGGTCATGAACCCACCAAACCATGCTGCAGCAGACAAGAGTAGACACAACCTGTAGGTCATGACAGTAGAATAATGAAGAGGGGAGCATATGGCTAAATAGCGATCGTAAGCCATAACGCAGAGGAGAAGACATTCAGCAGCggctaaagaaagaaaaacatacatttggATGAAGCAGCCGGCGTAGGAAATGGTGTCCAAGTTCATCGAGAACTTGGCCAACATTTTAGGCACAGTAACCGATGTGTAGCTCAAGTCCAAAAAAGATAAGTTGCTGACGAAGAAATACATTGGAGTTTGTAACCGGGAATCCAGGACGACCAGAGTGAAAATAATTCCATTTCCTGTGACTGAGAAAAGATATAtaagaagaaagaggaagaagagagaCATAGGGTATCTCTGAAGGCTTGGGAATCCAAAAATGATGAACTCCGTCACAGGGCCTAGGGGACGACTGGAAGAGTTCCCATGATCGGTGTATTGTCCGGTCACCTGAATGAAACATACAGAAGTCCAGTGATTATTActgaataattttaataatcctTTTCAAATATTAAGAaatctctataaaaaaaaaacaaaaaaaaccccactttggTAGTCTATACAGTATGTGCTGCTCTGCCTAGGCAAAAGATACTATTTtcatgtttctatggcaacagtctATGCGTGcctggttttttttggggggggtaatttATGAGTATTGCAAAATTTGGCATGATTAAATCATTTCTAGGAAATGTTTGAACATTGAACAGTATGACCTAATCGTAGattcagtacaaaaaaaatgttaaatttagtaACCGGTGGAAAACACTTTCGACCCACTGGAAACACTGTGTTTAgagttacaaaaaatatacaatgtataccATTTAAGTTAAATCAAGATGCTGGCATATCAGGATATAACAGTATGGAATATGATATGGTTTGTGGAGCcatcaaaataaaattgattGTTTTAGTATACAAAATGGATCTCGGGTCGATAGTAGGTAGTCAAAAGGTGTTTGTGACTCCTTTTGCTGTAAAAGGCACACACAGTGAGATATAGTCATTTAATAGTTACACAACCTTTTAAGGCCTCAAAAGTCCTTAGATGATAAATGTCAAGATATATATTCAGCAATGTAGCAAATAACTAATTctttaacacaaaataaaacattcatgccataacaataatgtaatggggaaaaaatggtttgcatgcatagttgtgtgaaaaagaatgtacaccctctttgaattctatggttttacatttcaGGACAAAATAACAATCTGTTCCTTATCAAATCTAAAAactaggtaaatacaacctcacatGACACATTACACCTTGTCACGatctattcaacaaaaataaagccaaaatggagaagccatgtctgaaaaactaagtacaccattactgcttccataggaatctagatgctaagtagcagacaggtgctgctaatcaaatgcccttgatttaTTGATCATTAGCAAGGGTGGCCACCTCTATAAGTTATCAGTTTGCTgatctggagcattcaggtgtgtgttaacacattACCAAGGAGGGAAGACATCAGAAATTGTCTAATAGAAGCGATTGTTGCTGCCTATCAATCTGAAAAGGGTTATAAGCCATTTCCaaaaaaagtccatcattctacagttgttggataaatcatgacacagtgtaatatttcatgtgttgttgttcatctaaagttgtatttacctaatttgtagctactaaggaacagatgagtGTTATCTCCTGgtattcaaagagggtgtaatTTTTCACACGACTACTTTAAAGTGTTCTAAATACGTTAGACACGTTTTAAATTGGAAATTAATACTTTTTGtgaatatattcataaaaaatctatttaaaaatagCATTGCTTCAAACAGAAAACGAAAATCGAGCTGCAAATGAAACTAAATCTtggatttttataattttgcgAGCAGTGCATTGCAGCATaaagtgaaatacattttaaaaattatagtaaaatgtaaaaaaatataattaaatatatatgagatGGGGAATAAATTAGGGGTCATTGTGTAGATGAGAAtaaaagtgaaagaaaaaagcTTTGGCAAAGAGGACATAATCGTTATAACAAAGGAAAGCTTGGAAGATGGGAGACAATACTTTGATCTTGGGTCTTCAGAAAAAGAGACCTggatagtcttgaaagcttgcaatctatcgCACTTAAGTAATCAAATGTTTTTCCCCAGTTGTGCTCTTTTTCCATGGCTAACAGGGAACAATCGTATACTTTTACTATATAACCATACAAGAATACTTATTGATATATTGTGAAACTCTCCACATTAAAAATTGACacagatttgtatttttttgtttagaacCTGGAAGATCGAAATCACATATAGGACCTCTAGAccaataattcatattttgtttttaaagtacaTCTTGGTTTTGACACACAGGGGTGCAATGTTGAcgtcttttacattttttttacagtacagtttacataaaaacatagaatttttcagcagatcagacccatttgaccccaattttttttttctgctgtaaagactcaaaccttgatgagtccttgatcttgtcttagcttCAGAATAGttttatgcttatcccatgcgtgtttaaattccttcactgtatcagcctctaccacctccacagggagactgttccacttatctactaccctctagtTTAAGATAATGCCCACTTGTTCtcacatttctcctcctctgaaataaagTTCCCTTTCAGTATTGAAATATTTCTCTTGCATCCGTCCTCCACGCCGTACATATAGAGATCCTTCCGTATTTTACGGATAGACAGGTATTAAGCCATATGGTCAATGGTTATGTTTCCATTCACTAAGCACCGGGAGGGGGGGCAATTGATTTTTTAGGATAGACAATTATTTCACTAATGGTGTCTAAAGCAAAAAACAACCTATATGAGTCTTGGCCTCATCCTCGGGTTAGACTTACCTTTTGCAGATAGACTCCCATTCCAGCTGTGAATAGAATATCTTGGGGGTGATACAATTAGTATACCTTAGTTCAATAAATGCGATATATTAACGGCTCATAATTGGACCACAGtaatgaaaatgtgtaaatacaCAATATAGTGTCGGCAAGTTGTGTAGCTTCTGATACACAGAAATTTGGAGCAAATAGTAGAATCCGGTTTTATTCTCGGAATATATGTTTTCTTCACATCCCGAAGGGATGATTACATGGGACTCTGGTTCTTTGTTGACATCTGAGCCTTTAATTAACGGCGATATTGTTGGTCTATGTTTTTTGTAACTAAAATAACACAGCACGACACTTGTCTCTCTGGGGGGCTAAtcaaaaaaacagctaaatttggtttgattttatttacagtAAACAGAAGTGACCAGAATTAACTCTTTTGGTTTGCGTCCAGGGACCTGAGTTGAAACAATTGTCTAACGAGGTATGTGGTGGAGAAGCTGGTCTTCAAGGTGACTTTACTTTTAGAGGAACAGATGCTAGAGAACCCTGTGATttgaatagaaaataaataattatcctGGCCCTATGTGTATGTAATTGCCCcacatgatatataatatattatatataatatatataatatattcccttCTTTTCACGTGCTGGGGATTAGTGGATACCGGATCCCCTGCTTACTACGTTTAATACCCTTATACCACCAACCATGGGGTGGGGTAGAAGCTCCAGTTTCATAAATAATGACTGAATTAGCAATACAATACTTTCCTAAACCATTTCACAAAAGAATAGGCTCACGATCAAAGGCCTTGTAAATGTTTTGAATAGGCAAGTAAAGTAGCCAGGGGATTACAGGATTctagatatatttgcttttatattatctataactatactcatacctgggaacctttaAGGATAGGCTACCcacagctctccctcttcttgggagtggctttgtgtatAGGAGGAGCTGGACAAGCATGGAGGGGCAGGGCCAGCTCCAGAGAACCTTTAATAGGACGGGCGAAGAAGCATGAAGTGGGTGTGGTCACATGCCAATTTGACTGCCtgccaaaagaagaaaatgatccGGAGTCCCAGGGAAGCCGTACTTTACcctgagactccaggtcaaacctggagagttcacAAGTACGTTTGCAAACATTGGGAGCTTTAAGTTTATTACCAGAACATTTTGTAGGTAGCCATGTTTAcatatgtattttcttctcaGATATTGCATGTTCCATGTTTGTGTGGTCCATTGCAAACAATTTTGGACCGGcctggggaagcaggaacgcagTGGGATAAAGGGTcaacttggctttacctgcccaccgggccagaaggtgccgACCCTGCATGTCAGCCTACTCTGTCCTCTGCCAGGCTGACTATGATTTACCTTTCACAGGTTATTATTTCAAGGAATATAGTCATTAAGGAATTATTCCAACCTCTCCCTGTTCCTCAAATTTGGGGAGATGGTGTGCccggaggctctgcccttttgcaacATTGTTCCGGGAGACCTGAAGCCGATCCGGTGGAAAAAGCAGGTGAAGAAAGATGACaagagaacaagaagaggcagaaGAAGAAGCAAAGCCGCGGGAAAGTTAATatattgtccaaaaacaaatggaccaataacgaaaaacaaaaattatcccactattttttttggaccatttgcAGAAGTCTAGTAAGTACTAAGTGCAGTTAGTATTTAGTAAATAGTTTTTGGCACTTTACATTGGTAAATAGAAGGTGTACAATAATGAAACCTAGTCAGTGGCATAACAGCACTCTATCATATTGTTAGaatgtatataatgttgttTCCATTAGTTTTGCtgtgagaaacaaaaaaaaaaacattttaacaaaggAATTGCATGAAATATAAAAGTGATTTATAAGGCCAGATGTATGGATGGTTCGAGAGCCCCATCTAGTGGACAGATAGGTCTCATACGAAATCCTCTATTGTATTCTGCAATATTGCGCAAGAACAAACTAACC
This sequence is a window from Spea bombifrons isolate aSpeBom1 chromosome 2, aSpeBom1.2.pri, whole genome shotgun sequence. Protein-coding genes within it:
- the LOC128473892 gene encoding olfactory receptor 6N1-like produces the protein MGVYLQKVTGQYTDHGNSSSRPLGPVTEFIIFGFPSLQRYPMSLFFLFLLIYLFSVTGNGIIFTLVVLDSRLQTPMYFFVSNLSFLDLSYTSVTVPKMLAKFSMNLDTISYAGCFIQMYVFLSLAAAECLLLCVMAYDRYLAICSPLHYSTVMTYRLCLLLSAAAWFGGFMTPVTLLILALRLPFCGPNIILHYYCDHPPLLQLACTDTSFNVAVGSSIGAFILLISFTFIVVSYVKIILAILKIASHDGRKKTFSTCASHFAVVNLFYLPLIFMYVRPKASYASDVDSLVAMLYTVLTPMMNPIIYSLRNKDIKQSFRKKLQFK